In Microbulbifer celer, a single window of DNA contains:
- a CDS encoding amino acid deaminase produces the protein MRSPSDSAPLNLLREEIALPAAVIYCTRLQHNLHWMQRFADERGVKLAPHGKTTMVPAFFRHQVAAGAWGMTLATPAQARVAAEAGVSRILMANQLVGKQNCADVSALLRDFPGLDFYCLVDSAQNASQLGAFFSQQEQCLQLLLEFGVSGGRTGCRNADQAIEVCEEIAHWRSLKLCGVETYEGLIHGEDAEARVRTHLQQTRDLCLDLIAQGYIQCEPVILSGAGSAWYDVVSAVFTDHDDQRILPVIRPGCYLTHDRGIYQQAQAAVMARLQNQCCPVGDLQSSLEIWAYVQSRPEPDMAIIAFGKRDAAYDAGLPQPELHFRPGSDQKPTAAPTAWKLTAIMDQHAMMQVPQNADLQVGDIIAFSTSHPCLTFDKWRQLLVVDDDYTVVERVETFF, from the coding sequence ATGCGTTCACCCTCCGATTCCGCCCCTCTCAACCTGCTCCGGGAAGAGATCGCACTGCCCGCCGCAGTGATCTATTGCACACGGCTCCAGCACAACCTGCACTGGATGCAGCGCTTTGCCGATGAGCGCGGGGTCAAACTGGCCCCCCATGGAAAGACCACCATGGTGCCGGCGTTCTTTCGCCACCAGGTGGCCGCCGGCGCCTGGGGCATGACGCTGGCGACCCCGGCACAGGCCCGGGTGGCGGCTGAAGCGGGCGTGTCACGTATCCTGATGGCGAACCAGCTGGTGGGAAAACAGAACTGCGCAGATGTCAGTGCGCTGCTGCGTGATTTCCCGGGCCTGGACTTTTACTGCCTGGTGGACTCGGCGCAGAACGCAAGTCAGCTCGGCGCATTCTTTTCCCAGCAGGAGCAGTGCCTGCAACTGTTGCTGGAATTCGGGGTATCCGGCGGGCGCACCGGGTGTCGCAATGCCGATCAGGCCATCGAGGTTTGTGAGGAAATCGCCCACTGGCGATCACTGAAATTGTGCGGCGTGGAAACCTACGAAGGCCTGATCCACGGAGAAGATGCGGAAGCCAGAGTGCGCACCCACCTGCAACAGACCCGGGATCTCTGTCTCGACCTGATCGCGCAAGGGTATATCCAGTGCGAACCGGTCATCCTGAGTGGCGCGGGCTCCGCCTGGTACGACGTGGTCAGTGCCGTATTTACCGATCATGACGATCAACGCATCCTGCCGGTGATCCGCCCGGGCTGCTACCTCACCCACGATCGCGGCATTTACCAGCAGGCACAGGCAGCTGTGATGGCCCGGCTGCAAAACCAGTGCTGTCCCGTCGGCGACCTGCAGTCGAGTCTGGAAATCTGGGCTTATGTGCAATCCCGACCGGAACCCGATATGGCGATTATCGCTTTCGGAAAGCGCGATGCCGCCTACGATGCCGGGCTGCCGCAGCCGGAACTGCACTTTCGCCCCGGCAGCGACCAGAAACCGACAGCAGCCCCGACAGCGTGGAAGCTTACCGCCATCATGGATCAGCATGCGATGATGCAGGTACCGCAAAATGCGGATTTGCAAGTAGGCGACATAATCGCATTCTCCACCTCTCACCCCTGTCTCACTTTCGACAAGTGGCGACAGCTTCTGGTAGTCGACGATGATTACACGGTTGTCGAGCGAGTGGAGACGTTTTTCTGA
- a CDS encoding MurR/RpiR family transcriptional regulator, which yields MSHEPDIVSKINAHYGQLRDAEQKIAALVLDDISFAAHASISELATKAGVSEATITRFAKAIDCKNVRDLKLRLAQALAVGQRFYTEVKAEPGSHYGVYEEIKTALDHNAGLITEAVIEPAVAALATARQILVFGVGGGSTVMAQECQHRFFRLGFPATAYSDPMLMRMAASTIDSNDVVLCLSLGGYSPDVQEAAEIAREYGATLVGVTVADSPLSKVLHHLVPMEPLETDYIFKPTAARYVMLAAIDVLATELAVKQKRKSREALRRLKHTLDSHKHGEDRLPLGD from the coding sequence GTGAGTCACGAACCGGATATTGTGTCGAAAATCAACGCCCACTACGGCCAGCTTCGGGATGCGGAGCAGAAAATTGCCGCGCTGGTGCTGGACGATATCAGCTTTGCCGCCCATGCCAGTATCAGTGAGCTGGCGACCAAAGCCGGTGTGAGCGAGGCGACGATTACCCGCTTTGCCAAAGCGATCGACTGCAAGAATGTACGCGACCTCAAGTTGCGCCTGGCCCAGGCGCTGGCCGTAGGTCAGCGCTTCTATACCGAAGTGAAGGCAGAGCCGGGGTCGCATTATGGCGTGTATGAGGAAATCAAAACGGCGCTGGATCACAACGCCGGGTTGATTACCGAGGCGGTGATTGAGCCGGCGGTTGCCGCGCTGGCAACGGCGCGACAGATATTGGTATTCGGCGTTGGCGGCGGATCCACGGTGATGGCCCAGGAGTGCCAGCATCGCTTTTTCCGCCTCGGATTTCCCGCCACCGCCTATTCCGATCCGATGCTGATGCGCATGGCCGCCTCCACCATCGACAGCAACGATGTGGTGTTGTGTCTGTCCCTCGGCGGATACAGCCCGGACGTACAGGAAGCTGCGGAAATTGCCCGCGAATATGGCGCGACACTGGTGGGGGTTACGGTTGCCGATTCGCCGCTGTCGAAAGTGCTGCACCATCTGGTGCCCATGGAGCCCCTGGAGACAGATTACATTTTCAAGCCAACCGCAGCCCGTTACGTGATGCTTGCCGCGATCGATGTACTGGCAACGGAGCTTGCCGTGAAACAGAAGCGCAAAAGCCGCGAGGCGCTCAGGCGTCTTAAACATACTCTGGACAGTCACAAGCACGGTGAAGACCGCCTGCCATTGGGAGACTGA
- a CDS encoding N-acyl-D-amino-acid deacylase family protein, with product MTFTSVIRNAQIVDGSGAPAYYGDLAISGGHILRIAPSSGGGFSDSELRQLDVEEIMDARGLVLAPGFIDVHTHDDLAVIHNPQVPAKITQGVTTVVVGNCGISASPVSLDSDPPDPLNLLGPKARFCYPNFSDYARAVQKARPNVNVAALIGHTSLRNNHMSSLQRTATQAELTAMKQQLRRALQQGAIGLSSGLAYGNAKCADTAEVLEMVSVLAEQGGVYTTHLRTEFEQILEAIDEALLTAREHRVPLIISHLKCAGRGNWGRSDAVLSSLESAAKHQTLACDCYPYTASSSTLDLAQVTDDIDIFITWSEPYPDQGGRPLAEIAKAWNLTRYQAAQRLQPAGAVYHCMSDSDVQNILRHPLTMVGSDGLPNDPHPHPRLWGAFPRVLAHYGRELGLLDLPQAVHKMTGLSAKNFGLQGRGLIREGFCADLVLFDYDALESAASYSEPQKAARGIHRVWVNGVCSYSEGKVLEGRSGAFLFRSAR from the coding sequence ATGACTTTTACCTCGGTAATTCGCAATGCGCAGATCGTCGATGGTAGTGGCGCTCCCGCCTATTACGGAGACCTGGCCATCAGCGGTGGTCATATTCTGCGAATTGCCCCGTCCAGCGGCGGCGGTTTTTCCGATAGCGAGTTACGCCAGCTGGACGTCGAGGAAATCATGGATGCCCGCGGTCTGGTGCTGGCGCCGGGCTTTATTGATGTGCACACCCATGACGACCTGGCAGTGATTCACAATCCACAGGTGCCGGCAAAAATCACCCAGGGAGTGACCACGGTGGTGGTCGGCAACTGTGGAATCAGTGCCAGTCCGGTAAGTCTCGACAGTGATCCGCCGGATCCTCTCAATCTTCTGGGGCCGAAAGCGCGGTTTTGCTACCCGAACTTTTCCGACTATGCCCGCGCCGTGCAAAAAGCGCGACCGAATGTAAATGTAGCCGCGCTGATTGGCCATACTTCCCTGCGCAACAATCACATGAGCAGTCTCCAGCGCACGGCCACGCAAGCCGAGCTGACCGCCATGAAGCAACAGTTGCGACGCGCCCTGCAGCAGGGCGCCATCGGTCTCAGTTCCGGCCTCGCCTACGGCAATGCCAAATGTGCCGATACCGCGGAAGTGCTGGAGATGGTCTCGGTACTTGCCGAGCAGGGTGGGGTTTACACCACGCACCTGCGCACGGAGTTTGAACAGATTCTGGAGGCGATTGATGAGGCGCTGCTCACTGCCCGTGAACATCGGGTGCCACTGATTATTTCCCACCTGAAATGTGCCGGACGCGGAAACTGGGGTCGCAGTGATGCGGTGTTGTCTTCGCTGGAGTCGGCTGCCAAACACCAAACGCTGGCCTGTGACTGTTACCCCTATACCGCCAGCTCCAGCACCCTGGACCTGGCACAAGTCACTGACGATATCGATATTTTCATTACCTGGTCGGAGCCTTATCCGGATCAGGGAGGCCGGCCGTTGGCGGAGATTGCCAAAGCCTGGAACCTTACCCGTTATCAGGCCGCGCAAAGATTGCAGCCGGCCGGCGCGGTCTATCACTGTATGAGCGACAGTGATGTGCAGAATATTCTGCGTCACCCGTTGACCATGGTGGGGTCAGATGGCCTGCCCAATGACCCGCATCCGCACCCGAGGCTGTGGGGCGCTTTTCCCAGAGTGCTTGCCCATTATGGTAGGGAGCTGGGGCTGCTGGACCTGCCACAGGCGGTGCACAAAATGACGGGACTGTCCGCGAAAAACTTTGGTTTGCAGGGACGCGGGCTGATTCGCGAGGGATTCTGTGCAGACCTGGTGTTGTTCGATTACGACGCTCTCGAGTCAGCAGCAAGTTATTCCGAGCCGCAGAAAGCGGCCCGGGGGATTCACCGGGTGTGGGTGAACGGAGTATGTAGTTATTCTGAAGGCAAGGTACTCGAGGGGAGAAGTGGTGCATTCCTGTTTCGTAGTGCGCGATAA
- a CDS encoding RidA family protein: MIQRFGAEGGTGTGGQHLPFSSAVEAGGFLYVSGQTPMLDGEVVEGGIVEQSRLAIDNCFSIMDRAGYSASDVVHVTVILTDARYFQSFNKVFKERFGKNPPARICSVSDLVVDCKVEVGLVCYKQPVM, from the coding sequence ATGATCCAGAGATTCGGTGCAGAAGGTGGAACCGGAACCGGGGGGCAGCACTTGCCCTTTTCCAGTGCGGTAGAAGCCGGTGGCTTTTTATACGTGTCCGGTCAGACGCCGATGTTGGATGGTGAAGTTGTGGAAGGTGGGATCGTCGAGCAGTCACGACTGGCCATCGACAACTGTTTTTCAATCATGGATCGCGCCGGCTACAGTGCTTCGGACGTGGTGCATGTCACAGTGATTCTGACCGATGCAAGATACTTTCAGTCTTTCAATAAGGTGTTCAAGGAGCGGTTCGGTAAAAACCCGCCGGCGCGGATCTGTTCTGTCAGTGATCTGGTTGTAGACTGCAAGGTGGAAGTGGGCCTGGTCTGCTATAAGCAGCCGGTCATGTGA
- a CDS encoding sodium:solute symporter family protein — MNANYFLAAFGLYIVLLIGIGWFFSRRAQDSDDFLLAGRGLPVFLTIGTTVATMVGTGSSMGAVGFGYANGWVGALYGFGGAVGILLLGLLFAPVRAQRFATMSEELASYVGDHLLVKKTVAVLILLACVGWLGAHILGGSLYLSWVSGIDLQLAKLLVALGFGIFVVIGGYHAVVWTDTLQAIVLFVGFLLMAGFAVDQVGGWNTMVGAWSYSGAYSEASGETSALATSRESGRLLPGISLAAVIAVGVLATPSFRQRIYSGRSVQSVRRSFYVSGGVYLLFSLVPAIIGICAFLLNPALENRNYAFPYLALEVLPLGVGVLVLLAGLSATMSSASSDAIAGVSVLVRDLRAQSVAETVTQSRIGLLLVIGVALALALLSDDLIGYISKMISTVMSGLFVCGLLGRFWSRFTWQGAMAAIIAGSFASLGVMGWFNVFWGNPVLPAVLTALLAGGLVSVMTAPTGTGAEASTRAEREIKLDAR; from the coding sequence ATGAATGCCAACTACTTTCTCGCCGCTTTCGGGCTCTACATCGTGCTGCTGATTGGTATCGGCTGGTTTTTCTCTCGTCGTGCGCAAGACAGTGACGATTTTCTACTGGCGGGCAGAGGTCTACCCGTTTTTCTCACTATTGGCACCACGGTTGCAACGATGGTTGGCACCGGTTCGTCCATGGGGGCGGTCGGTTTCGGTTATGCCAATGGCTGGGTGGGGGCGCTGTACGGGTTTGGTGGTGCGGTGGGTATTCTGTTACTGGGGCTGTTGTTTGCACCCGTGCGTGCGCAGCGCTTTGCCACCATGAGTGAAGAGCTCGCTTCCTATGTGGGTGATCACCTGCTGGTCAAGAAAACCGTGGCTGTGCTGATTCTGCTGGCGTGTGTGGGGTGGCTGGGCGCTCACATTCTCGGGGGCAGTCTCTATCTGTCCTGGGTCAGTGGTATTGACCTGCAGCTGGCCAAGCTGCTGGTGGCACTGGGGTTCGGTATTTTCGTGGTGATCGGGGGCTATCATGCGGTGGTGTGGACAGATACCCTGCAGGCGATAGTGCTGTTCGTCGGCTTTCTGCTGATGGCGGGTTTTGCCGTCGATCAGGTGGGCGGCTGGAATACGATGGTGGGGGCCTGGTCTTATAGTGGGGCTTATAGTGAGGCTTCTGGTGAGACTTCCGCACTGGCAACCAGCCGTGAATCCGGCCGTCTTCTCCCTGGCATTTCACTGGCTGCTGTGATCGCAGTGGGCGTGTTGGCAACGCCTTCTTTTCGGCAGCGTATTTATTCCGGGCGCAGTGTGCAATCGGTGCGCCGTTCCTTTTATGTGTCAGGCGGTGTGTATCTCCTGTTTTCTCTGGTGCCGGCGATCATCGGCATTTGCGCCTTCTTGCTGAATCCGGCATTGGAAAACCGAAACTACGCGTTTCCCTATCTCGCGCTGGAAGTATTGCCACTGGGAGTCGGGGTTCTGGTGTTGCTCGCGGGCCTTTCTGCCACCATGTCCAGCGCCAGTTCCGATGCCATTGCCGGGGTATCGGTGCTGGTGCGGGATTTACGTGCGCAATCCGTAGCGGAGACGGTTACCCAGTCTCGAATTGGCCTGTTACTGGTGATCGGCGTCGCGCTGGCACTGGCACTATTGTCCGACGACCTGATTGGCTATATCAGCAAAATGATCTCCACCGTAATGTCCGGGCTATTTGTCTGTGGCCTGCTCGGACGCTTCTGGTCGCGCTTCACCTGGCAGGGCGCTATGGCAGCCATCATAGCGGGATCTTTTGCTTCTCTGGGTGTGATGGGTTGGTTCAATGTTTTCTGGGGAAACCCGGTGTTGCCGGCGGTGCTGACGGCGTTGCTCGCGGGGGGGCTGGTCAGTGTTATGACTGCCCCGACCGGGACGGGGGCCGAGGCGTCCACCCGCGCAGAGAGGGAGATTAAACTCGACGCTCGCTGA